GCCTACACACAACAACAGAGAGAGCTGTTTTCATGCTGCAGCATCCAGCTCCTCTACCTTCTTCTGCACAGGACCTGGGGCCATGTTGGTGGGTGGCACATTTTGGCCGTGGATGAGAAGAGGTTCCCCAAAGCTGATGATGAAACCCATGAAGTCCACAAGTGCATTCATTCTATTGTAGCAATACCATTTCAAGCTGTGCTTCAGGAGCACAGTATATGTCTGGTAGTAGTTATGGTAGTAATACCTTGGTTCAACATTAACTTTATAACAGTATGCATTGTCTTTATAAGAACAAATATATGATACAAATATGAATCTGTTTACTGCAAACTAAAACTCTAGAACTAGTATACTCATACAGTGTTCAGACATTGCCCTTGATGCAGGTGTGTAGAAGGGgaaagacaaacaaaaacatacaaaatGTCAGCgaatttacattttaattgtCTTTTATTAATTGTAATATAACAAGCATACAGTAAAATAAAAGAGGTGTTTCATCTTGGTTCCTGGTTGGTTCAGATTCTCTTTCAATTCATTGTTATTTTTAAGTATTCCCAGTGACCTACAGCATGTAGAACACCAAGCACACAACTGCAGTGTTCAACTGAGGGTTTCAGCATGACCCTCAGTGGTGTGTGCTGATTTGTTACAAACTGTACAGAAATATTTTCATACAGCTGTGTCATTGAGAATTGAACATGTTAGTGTATGTAACTATATAGTTGAGGTTATCTGTTGTACCTGTACTGTACGTCAGTTTTACTTTGCCCTAGTGGGCCATAAGAGCAGACATCCGCACAAAGCCGGCACTTCTAAGAATTGCTGAAACTACAAAGGGCTGAAATTTGATACACTTGGAAAAACAACCAAATCCCACAGGAGCTCTCCTTCAAGGAAGTTCTGATTCTCCAGCCAAAAATACTTTTTCTCTAAAGAGAAAAAATTAACAAGAGGCCTTTCGTACAAATGCTACAAAATCCTTGTTGACTCCAGTTGGTTGAGATCAAACAAACATGAGAcattatgtttaaaaaaaaaagactgaaaGAATGAAGataaaacattttgtttgtAGTTTTCAAAAAGTACCAAGAAGAAAGGGGTCACAGAGAGAATTTGCTGCAACATAAATGATTGTTATAGCTGAGTTTCCTGCTGTAcgaacctcctccccctccccggccACCCAGTCTAACATAGCTTCACAGGTTCAAAGATCGCATGAACGATGGCACACATTTGTAGTTTCACTTGAAAGAATAACAttacatgaatgaatgaatgaatgaatgaatgaatgaaaggaGTCTTCGTGGTAGGTGCCTTTGGTTGAGGTGGATTACACCTGGGGTCTCAGTCATGCTTACTCAGAGCTCAGCACATTCCCACAAGGTGCCTGGATTGCCAAAATAGTTGGAGAGCAGAGAAGGTGATAGGAAGGGGGTGGCATCTGAGAGTAGAAACAAAAGTATCAGGTATGTGATACTGGGATGACAGAGTGAGAAAGTGAGGTGTGGTCTTCTACACACAAATCCAGATTAATCTAAATCCAATGTGGTGTCTATTCATACCATGCCATGTAGAACCAAACAGCTAGCTACATTTGATTCCACATACAGTACAATGGTTACAGTGACTCGTCAGTAATGCACTATAGTAACTATGTCATTTACTGTAATATCTCTCAACCCAGCAAGAGTATATGAGAGACATTGCAGTTTGCAAGATACATTGCAGTATCTGTCTATTTAATACAAGAGATAAATCAACTGCAAAGGCATGTTTTGTCTGTATGCCAGATAAACAACCCCAGGCCCAGACTCATTCTGAGAGTTACCACCCCATCTAGTGGGGGGAAATGTTTTCTAGTGGTTAAAATGTAATTCCCTTCAAAGCTGGTTTCCCACATCAGAACAGCATCAGTCAACAACCTAGGCTGAATATTCCATGCGTATAATGAGACAGAAATTCTAGGCAACAGCTTGACACATTATACATTGTTTGATAGGGTTTGTCATTAGAGACTGACCTAAATATCACTTCTGTGAGCCACAGTACACCGCCCATTTCCCAGATGAGAAGGCTACCAAAGACGTCTTGTAAAAAGCAACCTATGAACAGGTGGCACCAGCTTTTGAAATCTAGCCATTGCAGGCATATGTCTAACCGTTCAGTGTTTCTGTCATACGAGTTTTATCTTGTCTTCCGTCACTTTGGAATTTAAGGGAACTTCCTGCTGCAACCATGAGAGGCTGCTTGATACTGCGACAAGGAAGTCTGAAAGCTAAATGAAGGCGATGTTAGCAAACATGTTAACTTTACTTTTATTTATGGTGAGTCGGCTGCATGTTTATGATGTTTGGGAAAATGTTATCGTATGTTTATGCTATttattttgaattgtattttGGTATAGCCTAATTCAGATAATTAGTTTCACTTTCAGTGAAGATTATAAAAAGTTTGCTTATCGTATACGAGTCATTTATATTATATGATTGTATTATATGTATACACGTTTTAggcattgctacttgcttaaaCATTATCGAATAATGAACGAATCCATAAAGCACCCATTGATCCAATTGACTTGCAATTTGTGAACATGTAGGCTAGCCAACATGTCTTACCATTATGGTATAAAACCACTACAAAAACGTTAAGAAGTCCCCATAATACTATGCATAGTATGCCTATCTActatcttctatttctttttGCTAACTTGGTGAATCTATCCCCACTTTGTTGACCCATAATGCCACTGGTATTCTCTGTTACCTTCCAGTGTGTGGCTCTGTCAGTTACACTCAAGGCCGAAGAAAGTTCTGAACGCAACCTCAGCTTGTTACGCTTCAAGAGACAAGATTGTCCAGATGGTACATATCAACATGAGGGTGTTACATGTTGTCGTTGTGCTCCTGGTAGGTTTCTAATGTTTCTTCGTGGTTTAAATAACTATTTCAGTATTAGATGTCACCATGGCCTGTATCAAGAGAAGTCTGTTGTTGTCTGTTCTCGTGTCTAGGTCAACGACTACAGAAGCACTGCACTCTTAAACCAAACGATCGAATTTGTGTCTTCTGCAAAACTGAGGAGACCTACAATAGTGATCCCACTTTCTTGGACTCCTGTGAACCATGCAGGTCCTGTGACCCTAAAGGtatacagacacaatacactTACCTCTGGAACTGGACAAAAGTACATTGTTGTTTTTGTAAATAAAACATTAACTTAAGTGTGAGCTATTGGCCCCTACTTATTTTTGGATGTGGATGTCTTCTGAAGCTAACCTTGAGGTGGAGGACAAATGCACTATCCGCAAGAACACCGTGTGTCGCTGCCAGAAGGACTACTACTGTGACAGGGCGAAGGAGGACTGTACAGCCTGCCACCCTTGCAAAACGTAGGTTTAGTTCCTCACAGAGTAGGCAGGTCTGGACAGCAGAAAACTTGGTATAGCTCACTTCAGATCCTTGCAGTCTACTGTATGTGTTGCAGTGTATACTGTATCCTTGCTGGGATGAGAGGCATTTGGAATTTCTAAATAATTTGTTGTCTTTCCTTTAGGTGTGGAGTGAATGTTGTCAAGGTTCCCTGTACAGCCACCAACAACACAATATGCCATGAAGCCCAAaataattctgattctgaaaacaaTTATGGTACAGAGAAAAATCATCAAGTATTTTATCTTTGTGGTTATATTTAACTTTATgcttgattttttttctttctgtttcataGCGGTGGCTGTCACAGCTACCCTTGGTTCTATCCTTATTGCAgctgctgtttttttttgtttttgtttttggcgAAAAAAGAAAGCACGTTTTGGTAAGTGTTTCTCATTGCGGCACCTAATGTTACCATATAGATCTGCAATAGGCTGTTCTTCGATTTGCTCCTAACAAGGGAAGCATGTTTGAAGAGTTattaatataaatgtatttCAGTAAAAATGTTTATTCATTTAAATGTTGGAATTCAATTTTAAAAGGTGAATATTTATTTTATCTATTAAAGCTCCAAAGGTTAAATCAACTGACAGTGGAACAGGACAGGTAGGCAACCCTTTAGTGTTATTTATTACTCTCTCTATAGTCTTATAAGATTCTCTGTGACCCTCACCGTGAGTTGTCTGTACCAACAACCCCAAATAATGCTTTGCTACgtttatttatttgatttttttgtcatttcCAGGAAATACCACTTCTGATAGGTAAGATGTTGCAGATGACCTTCCATTCAGTAGTAAaaatttaaaaatgtcattttacAGATGGAAACAAAAACCTTTTTTTGCTAACGACTTTGTAAAGCTTAGGTAAGTAAGGAAGATCAAACGTTAAGGATGTTTGAAGCTGTTTGGTCTATGAAATACTGAATGAGGACTGTATATAATTTTCTCACATTAGTGTACAGTAGGTTTGCTTCACTGTCCATGCACATAGTAGTAATAGAAATGGCCAGTTTGGAAGAACAGTCGGGGTCTTTGCTCCATTATTGGTAAGAGCAGATCATGTTGTGAGAGCATCCAAAAGATGACCGATGAGTCAATTTTaagatcttaacccttgtgctgccttcaggtcacatgacccaaaggttcataacgaaccaccgttgtgtttacccaattttacccaatacaaaaacaaataaaaataattttattttaaccattgcaatgtggggggtctgagacagcccaacagttaaaagaaaatgcttcactttgtttttgtaggaggtaaatttgtcgcaatacgacggtgggtcacaatgactgatgggtcagaatgacccaaagataacacaagggttaatttatGATTCCTGTGCTGTACCTAGGGGGTTGTATATAATGAATGAGGCCGCAAGTATAATTTTTTGATGTGTTCGTAGAGAATGTTCATAGTAGAGAGATCAATCGAAAATAAATATAGTTTTAGTGTCATAATGGAGGTGAAGACAAATGGTGATTCTGATCCCCTGTCTGGGAGAGACAGTTTACTTAAACCTGTGTTCAATCCCCCCCAAAACGAGTGTCTTAAACCTGTTGCTCTCTTGTCCCATCGAATAAGGTGTCAACCTCACGCCGCACGTCCCGGACATTGCCAAAGAAGTGGGATGGAAGATTATGAGGAACGTGGCCATACGCTGTGGGATGAGTAACGCTGAAATTGAGACTCATCAGCTAAACTCGCCAGACGTTAATGAGTGGTGCCAGAGCCTGCTGAGTGCCTGGGTGGAGAAGGAAGGGTCCCAAGGAGCTGAAAAACTGGTTCAGAACCTCCGGGAGATGAAGAAGAAGACCACAGCAGAGAAAGTGGAGTCAATACTTGGGGCCAGGAATGAAAATGGGCACAACAACAGAGAGGGTAAAGAACAGGTTGAAGAGGCTTGACCTAGTTCCATCTAAACACATGGACTAGGGTTCTCTCAAATATATATGATATGTGTGGAGATGTTCTTGGAGCAGGTGTGACCCCAGCCTGTGTGATGGAAAGGCAATGTTTATGTATGTTATATGGACAATGAGGCTATTTTAGGGTGATTTAAATGGAGATGCAGCTTGTATGGCTTATAGCATGGTGGAGACTGCATAATTTTTGTCTGATGACCATATCCACAATTACAGTAAGTGTTAATGGCCCTCTTTTTTATAATGTCTGGCCCACACCCTCTGGGAGATGATCTCAATAGTTGGCCTGATGATCAAACACTGTGTTTCTGTAAATATAGTTTTGAACGATTGGGCACATGTTAGTGTTGTATGATATGTTTGTCTTCCAAAAGTGTCATATGTGAGCTTCTCTCACAGTTGAGTTATGATGGGTTTACATTAATGTCCCCCAAAAGAGTGAGGCCATTGAGTCACAATTTTACTATTGTTTTTGACACTCCACACACATCAtagtgtcagaaatattaatctttcCAGGCATGCAACTGtcacatggctcttctttcattggctcccttgcatagatcttgcgtgtgtgtcagtgtgggcgTATTTTCGTCTTGAAGTGGCCCTGCTTAGGCTAACTAAATGACATGCTCGGATAAGATAAGGCTCTTCCTGGTAACCTAAGCCTGGTCCTTGCCTATGGTTCATTTGGGGGTTACATtcttaacttttctgacacagcTTTTGGTGGTGTTGTATATTTTATTGTGGCTAAACTCCATAGTCTTAGTCTGAGTGTATACTGAAATCAAGtgtgggatacacacacacaatatacattGTGCCCAGGGTCGGACTGGGACCGAAAAAcagcccgggactttgaaacacagacccccccccccccccccacacactttctttttccatacttgtctctctttctgcatcTGCTATTTGATGTTGCAAAAGAACAATAATCAGTTAACTATATTCTAACTAATAATGACAATCAATTCAACAAACTAATTTCCATATAATAACCCTGTTAACAGACTGACTCTTGTGTACAGTTGCAGTGCTGCACCTGTCATAGTCTCTCCACTGGACCCTGTCACCACAGcagcctccatctctttccctgtGTCACCTATGCCTGCTTTAATACACAGAACAGAAAATCAAGACAATTGCATTTGAGCCACATAGCACATTTATTATTTAAAGCCAAAAAACATGTTGTGCATATTTAGATGAGTGCCTTTTTCTCTTGGCCATttattttacttaatttaaaatGTATAGCCTATATATTGGCTAACATACCAAATGTATAATGTTTTTAGAAAAATTAAAACAATATGGTTTGGAATTATATTTGAATTTTCTAAATGTCGAAAATACAGCTGCTTACAGCTGCTTGCACCTGGCGCCTCTGATACAGCCGCATCTTCCGGCTGCAAACTCTCTCCTCCGTCTTTTGACGGCCTAAACATGTATTCTATACTTCTACATTGTGCAGCATTTGCTTGCAGTGCCCGttgtttttctccttttcttttaaTTTCCATTTATTTGCTAAGGAAACAACGATGTTAGCTAAAATAGCTCCAACGAATTGGCTGTACCCGGAAAACGATTGATTTTTGACCAATCGTGATCTGTAAAATGGACGGACAAGTGCACCGTTCAAGTTTACACGGGGGAaatgcccacccccaccctttgGATTTTGGATCGCTCCAGTTAAACAGTTGCTTGGTATTaagcagagccatagaaaaagagagttgcgacacttccagactcccattgttatcgaggaatgcggaagtaaagcgtgtcacatgcgacctgtagttccaaacatacaaataccgttcaaccccattcattttcagtgtctccgaagcaagttagctggtaaattgatgaaaatccttcattttttcatatttttaccaccacatatcaattgttattagtagtatttcatatagctagctttagataaagtttatcgtaagattatagcttgtttaattcgaaacgcagttagagctagactgtaggtctagctagtatctaacataaacaacacttttactgaagctagctagagagcatgtgtatcataaccagaagtcagttggcttatagtctgtcaaattagttctaattattggcgttcgttggcatacaaagtaagtcttctatatatagctcttattagcgtaagttagtagagctagcaacaatgaattgctaATTAAGTGGtcagaagcaagttagctggtaaattcacgaaaatcctgaattttttcatattttgaccaccacatatcaattagtagtattttatatagccagctttagttaaagtttatcgtaagcttgttagattctaaatgcagttggagctagactgtaggtctacgtaagcaacacttacTCTAGCTAACTGTAcgtgtatcatagccagaagatcaccggatcactacaaacaaaaggagtggaagaacacaggacatattgtacaataaaatgttttattgaatgcagttggttgccttgtttattctgttctatttaccaaactcctttcttgtcttaaattgagcagttgctggtgataatggttagattcaacttgcatcaagtactacaaatataagtgttgttaatgtggtaggctaaattgtaagtgggctgatgaataaaaaaacgtttaacaagacccatttacttcaaccgtctaaggttaaacgttaagtggaacaatatagtcctcattaggctactgtttggtatgtacagtatggtacattaccgtttgtacagtatggtagctagcatagccatttctagctctgcttcacaatattgcgttatgtataagttcatgtaatacatacatgttaataaagtatcagacatacatgatacaacacaccagtaaccaattgacattatgtgttaatataccgaaaatgtccgtgaatcgagatggtgctgccgtctgtcccgccgaaaaccattcaaacaggttgacagcagtgggggctttgtttaactacagggagctaccggaaccacgtgacaaaaaagctctaacttttttcctgtgtttcactggcagtgagtgttcacaatgctgtatttcactccattctacaccaaacacgtcagggaggactgccttttgtagatacgagtctgctgaagatagccagaatatcggatttctttaaccgagcctgtttcattcatcatttgcctgagaaagcgacttccgttggccagcttcattgaaaaccattcaaaccggttgacagcagtgggttttttggaactacagcgagctacatgaaccacgtgatcacgtgtcggcgagatcaaagcgtgtcgcaactctctttttctatggctctggtatTAAGGCCGTCCTCAAAGTGAGCGTAAACTATTAGGATTTCTTTTCTTGAATAGTGCCATGGCCGTAGCGTCCGTTTATTGACCGGtcgttcgggaaatctcccgagTCTCCCGATGGCCAGACCGACCCTGATTGTGCCACACCCCACTGTataatgtttgtgtttcatttacATTAACATTAGCCTTGACTTCCCAGGGGGAGGCTCATTTGAGAGTTCAGGACTTTCCCCAGTCTAGTCGGTTAGCGGCACTGTCTGATGATGCAATCTCTCATAGCTTTGTGTAAAACACAAGTCTTTCAAACTTTCCATTACTCTTCCTTCCTACCTTCCTTACTCTTtggtgaacacacaaacacaggaaaaTGACAAAAGCATGACCCATGGCTAATTGTCAATGTAAGATGATGGAGATCCATGGGgaaatcgtttttttttccaCTGAACTTTTAAATATGGAGTTAAATGTTGAGGCAATTAAGATCTCAAGATTATCTTGATATTTGAAATTATTATATACCACATCTGGATATTTTTCCTCTTATCCTGTTGACTTAAGAGGATCCTCTTCACAATTCAACAGGGTACAGTTATAGATCACCAATGTTTATGTACCACACATGGAAAATGTGCTGACTTGGTGCTTTTGGGTGTCATGTGTTACCCAGAAACTAATtttgaatgtcgaaacagtatccgcctccttaattgagacaggtcatttgttccagagaaaaggtgctctatatgagaacgacCTGCCTCCAGcaatttttttcttaattttgggaaacACCAGATAACCGTCATCTTGagaagtgtccttgcggggggatagggtgcaaggagaccagagAGTTAAGGTGCTTAGCCTATATACCTATATACACCTGGGCGATATCATATGACGTGCGTCACAATCAATTAACATGCTCATCCGGTTTTCCCCTTTTAACACCACTTTGACATGACACactcttcaactgttgagatcacctctccagaggtgtgtcattaaagtgtgattgtcattttagaattcatgcaaatcaacgactgtcccagtgtctccttaaacaggctctggtagtagctgaagcagacagaagacgaattgatgttgttgatattttgccttggagatgtagtgacgtcaccagtgcaagtgcagctgattgctctgacaacatggcgtctacTCCAGATTcaacgtgtttgatttgggatcttcccacgtattgttgtagtcaGGGCAGGACTCAGGGGTGGGGGCCCCTGGGCTTAAGTCATTTTCGGGCCCTACCTTctatacatgactttaaatagaacaaaatgatacatacacaagctaTGTTTGTTCTGGATAAATTGAGAATACAATAGAGATCACAATTCTtaacaaacaactaaacaaaataacattatttatgttaattgctgaagtctatttaaaatgttaaaataatctgaattattaaaaaaaacgtGGTTTGAATGAATGATTCAATTACTCACTCAAATACTTCACTCAGCATTTTTGAACGAATCTCCTGAATGAACGATTCAATTACAAATATTTTAAGTCATTATATCCGGTGaatgtctgggtgaatactcgattctgattggctgcaggggtgtccattattagatgataatgtacacctactaagtagttccagcaaaactgtcttttcaccattctaaattattgcgctggctacatagcATGAGCAAAGAACTACTCTttggtatgagcctgtacaaagtgtctgaaataactagctaaccataacaacagggacgcagtcaaagcctccgtttacaattttgaaagactttaacaagctaacatgtaattacaacaatgagtgacttcaatatttcttttaacctatttggaaaatgttacctttctgaatttactgtgtcagtgtcacgtaaccgctaatctcacatcccattcgctattcacctcgctagtcaatttAGACACGACATGCCGATTATTTTGTtcgtaaaaatcttgatttgatttgggaacaatgacatggctggatagctggctagtattgttgttaaacatacggtcaaattataattactgtttggagaatatgtcaactttgatacgatcatctcacatccatttgctattcaactcgctacagtacacaggctgcggccgtactgtagcttAGTACTAGTTAGTATATGTCCGATAtcttgttcgtgaaaatcttcatattgatttggggacaatgacatggctgttTAGCTAGCTGGTCTTCTTGTCCaacatattgtcaaattatatttactatttgtcaaccgtacacaatgttattgcctatgaatcttgctagcataacttagCTTTCTGGCTAATAAATAGCTCAGTCCTCCACTGCGCGTAATTAAATACATGTATTCTGGAACCTTTGTTGTCAAAGGTTCCAGAATACATGTATTTAATCTGtactttattgaaaaagaagCTTGCTTCTCAACATAGGGTGCATAGACTGGGGGTCCTGCCTGTGTGTAATCTAAGCAATGTTTGGCATACATCTGCCAGACATGTGGTTTTACGTACTGTGATGGGATCTGAGCAGCACATTCTGGGGATTTTGCCTATTGCACGGTATGATGTCATGGACTGCAATGCATTGGACAATCCAATCaactcagcagacctgaccacactacgtagggccttgcggtctCTGTCCGTGCAGGAAAGTACCTTCCCATTCCTGCTACTATTTAATGTTACACATTCATGAATATAATCACATGTGAAAAAAGTTTACTTAGGATGAATGAGTATTCTACTTGACCTCTGGCTGTTTTATTGTGGGTTTGTTTTGATCCACAAAACCACAGACCTGATAACCTGTTAAATACAACCTGTTAAACCTGAGTCACAAGGTGTAATATATAAGAGACATCTTATTCAGACATCAATGTAAAACTATTTTTTTATTCATATAAAACAAGGTTATACATACAACATTTATGATCACATAATGTTTTTCACTTTCTAAATTATCATAACAGTAAAACTTTAAATATAATATTTTTAAGTCAGGTGGtatattaaataaaatattgCACATTTATTTCCAG
This DNA window, taken from Osmerus eperlanus chromosome 6, fOsmEpe2.1, whole genome shotgun sequence, encodes the following:
- the fas gene encoding tumor necrosis factor receptor superfamily member 6, coding for MKAMLANMLTLLLFMCVALSVTLKAEESSERNLSLLRFKRQDCPDGTYQHEGVTCCRCAPGQRLQKHCTLKPNDRICVFCKTEETYNSDPTFLDSCEPCRSCDPKANLEVEDKCTIRKNTVCRCQKDYYCDRAKEDCTACHPCKTCGVNVVKVPCTATNNTICHEAQNNSDSENNYAVAVTATLGSILIAAAVFFCFCFWRKKKARFAPKVKSTDSGTGQEIPLLIGVNLTPHVPDIAKEVGWKIMRNVAIRCGMSNAEIETHQLNSPDVNEWCQSLLSAWVEKEGSQGAEKLVQNLREMKKKTTAEKVESILGARNENGHNNREGKEQVEEA